Within the Macaca nemestrina isolate mMacNem1 chromosome 5, mMacNem.hap1, whole genome shotgun sequence genome, the region ACTTTAGTGCCTGAATTTCATGACATCTATTTTGGCTGCCTGGAAACTTTAACCCCTTATGTTCAGCATTTCAGTTATGTAAAATGTTGCTGTGCATGTACTCTTTTAAACCCTGAGGTGGAGGTGATTAATTCTGTGTAGTTCTGGCCTTTCAGCACATGATAGAATTGTATTTCTGAGTTAAGGGACATGTATGATTTCTTAGTCAAGCTTTTAATCACCATGTGAGATGCTCTAAatccccttttgccttctgtcaCAGTTAGGTTTCtcctaaaaatactaaattggtcaagtgtggtggcccatgcctgtaatcccagctacttgggaggctgaagcaggagaatcacttgaacccgggaggtggaggttgcagtgagctgagatcaggccattatctccagcctgggcaacaagaatgaaactccatctcaaaacaaaaaaactcatgcatatttatttacataactGTGTGGTGTAGTGGACAGGCTCAAACACAGGTTTGAATCCCTGACTTCTACCACTTATTAGCTAGTCCCCTAGCTGGAGGCCCAAATCCCTTACTATAAAATTGGGACAACACTGTTGGAAGGGAATCAAATTATAAGAATtacctgaaaataaaatcattaataaataGTAGCTATCAATTTAAGTATATTAACTGGTTACTGTGgcaatatatataattataaaatcacCATCAATCCTTTCATTCATACGTTAACACATATCACTGGTTTAATTCATTGAAGGCAAATACAACTTTTCCCTTACTCTCCTTCCAAGATTCCACTTAGGCTGGTTACCCCAAATGTAATGGAGAAACATTAAGTGTCACTTTTAAACCAGTCTTTAATTTTCAATTCAGGTGTGaggcacatatatacacacaaacattaaTTTAAGGAAGCAAGAATGTAGAATATAAACATGTACGGCAGACAttacttcatgtattttaaaacttactttgaATTAACTTCATTGTttacatgtaaaagaaaaatattcacttATACTTCCACTTCCCTTTAAAGTATTCTCAAATTATATTTCTTGAAACTCCAATAGAAAGCATTCTGTCTTAATCATGGCAAGGGGTGGGGTACTTATTGGTGACCAAAATCTAGTGACACCATCTTTCATGTTCTTTGCCATACTCTTAAATGCCTGGCAAACAGTAAATATTTACCAGATgaatatgacatttaaaaaatagatttcaagagaTTGAGATTCTCTAGCCAAGTTGAGGGACTACATCATTTTGAAGCACTCTAGAAAGGGGATGTGATTAAATGTGACTGCATGCCTGGGCTGGCTGCTTCTAGGTATAGAGCTGTGTTAAGGCGTGGGAATAGGAGAGCAACGCCCTAGGGAAAAGAGGGCACTAGGGGAAACAATGGTTGCAGTGCACTGCAGAATAACCAATGGCACCTACTTCCAGAGTTTTCCTTCAACTAAAAAGAGATGGCATTTTCTTATGATTCAGTAACTGCAATACTTACATCAGCAACATTATGGTTTTTATAGATAAGCCTAGGCAACTAGTCTCTATTTACACCATCCCATCCAAACCCAACTAACCAAATTTTAGAACACCATCAGATAGTTTCTTGCATTCAAGACTTCAACTCATAACTCTTTGAACTCGTATTAGATATCAGGAATCTAAGATGTATTATAGGCATTCCTATAATTAGCCATATTTACAAGATACAAAATATTTGGATAAAAAGCAAATTTCATCACATCGTATAATGTACAGATAAGGTTTATAaagtaaattaatttatttttagcacCATATATACAATCCAAACACTgcaaattaatttcttttcaaaCTCAAAAGATATTTTTCATTAATCATGATGGCACATCCTCTCTCTCAATAAACGCAAATGCTGTTTTATGGGCTGTGTGGTAATAGTTTAACATTTAGTAATTgatgatataaaattattttctcatcaaGACTAGGctgtatttcctttaaaaaaaaaaaaaaagctcaggtTAAACAGCCAAAAATTTGTGATTATCATCACAAATAATCCAAGATTTAAATAACCAAGGGCCTCCAGAGGCCCCTGTTCTTCCTTTTGCCTGTCTAAAATTCAATGGAATATATTAAGTGTTAAACTGGTATGAAGAGGTGGAACTAAATTCTTTGAAACACAAGGTAGAATATCACTTTTTACTTAAACTTGGAGTCCTTTACATTTATAACTGctattcaaaaaaaattagacaaagacATCTAGATTTAGATTAACATGAACTATCAAAGGGATTATTTTGGATCATTAAAGGAAACTTAACAGTAAGCCTTCATGTACCAAACactaacatttaaattaatttcaaaatctaTAAAGGTATGTAATTATTAATTTgcaaaggagaaaactgaggctcagaagttGCACAAAACCATGGAACTAGTAGAACTGAGCTTTAGAAACCAAGGCTGTCCTCCTCTACTATACATTATTTCTCCTCAGTACACAATAATAAATTGGTTCAAAATTATCTAGacctttaaaaagtatataatggAAAGTGCTTTTAGTATTAAAACAGTTTTCATGAATGACCCTAACAAATTTTGTCTAAAAGCTTACTAAAATGCTGACATCATTTATAATCCttcatttatttgtaaaaagaTGAGGACACACATTAAGTGAAGTGCAATTCATTTGTTTTCTAcaaaataagttaattttaagCAAAACAATCTCAATGATGATAAATGcatgtcattatttatttagatgtttCAGCTCTCGCACTAAGTTTTTACAAGCTGGTGAACACTGACAAAATTATTTCTCCCACAGAACTATAACCACACATCCCCAGACAGTATAAATATATGGTTGAACTAACATTAATACACATCACCATTTTATCAAttacataataaaacaaattatcaaGTATCCAAATATTAAGTTACACAGCTCAAAAGGCATATAAAATATTAGATGTCTGCTCAATTCATTAGCAGaaacccatttctttttttgcaagagaggttgggaaggaaaaaaaaaatcacactttcaaacaaaaataagttgGTAAACACGCTTCTGATaagtatggaaaaaaaattacaagaatttCAGGAAGTTTATGATTACAATAACAAAGCAtctctaccttttaaaaaaatattttactaaattaaAGAGCATATTCTACATGTTCTGCACAAGACAAAGGCAAcattttgctaaaaataattaatagcccCCTCCCATTCTTTTCTCAGGCCCTCCCTGTTAAGTTGCACCTCAGAGTGCAAACATTAAATTAATGTAAGGCTTTTTTGTCTGAAGACATTAAAGACATGTGCTTCTGTACAATGTAGATTTTCAAAATGGAGGTTTTTTAATAACAGCACAAAGTGAGATTTATAGAAACATATTAAATAATCACTGTAAgacttggtaaaaaaaaaaaaatcaatggttaAGCAAACCTGATGTATACCGGTATGAATGTGGGAGATGTAAACATAAAGTGAGCAGGCAAATAACCATGTAGGCCCTACTTTCAATGTTTGAAATGAGTGAAGGAATAAACCACATAAGGTCTAGAGTGTTCATAGTTCCTGGGATTTTAGTTCTGTATGgtactaaaaatatacaagtaTTGTGCTGGGTATTTTGGCACCTAATCTTCCTAAATTTCTTATGTATTGATAAGATTCTGGCATGGGAATAGATTTAAACAAGTCATAACTCAATACTCCATGATTTTGGGAAAGGTCAATTGATACAAATGACAAGCACATTTTATACGCTGACAGCAAGAATCTTTTGCCAAGTATCCAAATAGGTTGACTGTAACCCAAATACAGAGGTTGCCAAATCTGTCTAGCTTGTGGCCTGGTAAAACTGCCTTTCAATACTCCTATGGAAGCTTCATTAGACTTACTAAGCCAACATGTTGGCTAATATGTATAACAAATTAGACCCTATCTCAAGTTCCACTTCCAATAGCATTAGGCACCCCAATTTTATTGAATGCAACAGTTGTTTCTATGACCGTTGGAATCTTTGAAACGCAGCCGCATTTTAGGACGATACTTCTCCAAATACAAAAGTTGCTTGCTGTTAAAAGCTCCACGCCGCTTTctgggagggagaaaaaaaaaaaaatgaaagaaggcaaAAGCCCCCTACAGTAATATTTAGTGTCTTATGGACAACCATCACCTTTCTTGTGGCAATTTATCTTTTGATTAATTAGGCTGTGACCTGATGCAGAAATGAATATGAACAGGCACATCAGTGCAAATGGAAAATATcataaaaagttaattttccatatatcttcttttgagtatTAGTTATAATAGTCAACTCACAAATCCATTTATATGTAAGTccaagaaaagacaaaactaattTATAGTGAAGTCAGAAGTTGCCTCTGGTAGCAGTGAAGATGACTACAAAAGCCACAAAAGCATATTCTAGAGCACTCAAAATATTCTGTGTTGTATTGGATGGTTAATTTGACTGTTATTGTCAACTGGTCTCCTTTAGAGACCTGTGCATTTTATTGTCTCTTTAATTATATcttaattatacctcaataaaaatacaaaataacaacCAACATATTCAATCAAGTatttaaagcaaaacaataatTCAAAAACTCTTGTTGGATTAGAATCTTAATAATATGAGCATCTGCATGAAATGCAAAAAAGAATGTAGTATCTTGATTTCCTGGTTTTaatactatctcaaaaaaaatcatgatttgaTGGGCTATTACTCACTGACATTcaataaggaaatgaaaagagaatcCATTACTTACTGTCTTATGAATTGTACTGCATCTTCGTATTTCATTCCACCTTCAATCAATGCTAGGGCAACAAGTACTGGAGCTCTGGTAAGGCGAGAATTTTGATAAATACTTTTTTCAAATTCAAAtcttcataaatttatttctccaaACACTCCCCAACTCAGAAGTATCATTATCTACCACCCTTCCTGTTCAAGTAATACCTATGACAAACGTtgactttatatttaaaaaattataaggatGTTTCaagtttctgtattttcattATCAACCCAGACTTTTACCTAGAATCAAATTGATAAATTCATTTACCTCCCAAGGCCTGCAACGCAATGAACAGCAATACAACAACCAGGTTCTTCACGAAACTTAATTTTTACAAGACTTAACCAGTCATCGACAATCTGGTTGGATGGTGGTGCGCCATCATCAAAAGgccaatcctaagtcaaaagaatatttaaatattaaaaattaaatatctaaaatagaTCATTAATATAAACACTGTAGTAATAATCCTAAATTTCTAACATGCAAATGTTTTCAAAAGCATTCTCATTGTTATGTTTAATCACATCTTACTAAACCTTGTTGTCTACCAAATGTGACTAAATGCTCAATCTTTACAAAAATGTTTCACAACTTCAAATCCTTGCTTAGCTTTTCACCTTTATTTAGAAATTACGATTCTGCAcaacaatataattttttaaatagctttctGAGGTCTATTTATGACTTAAATAGATATCTGAATTTactatttaaataaacttttgtaGCACAGCACCATAAAAACATAGGAACTGTTAAATACTTACAAGAACATGGATACCTTCTTTCTCCACAAGAGTAGTGTCGTAAGTTGCTTCACACACTCTTACTATTGTGGTAACTCCATACTTCTTAAGTTCCTGGATAAAACATACATTAAACTAATCTTAATGGCTAACCACATCACCATTACTCAACATTTTATATTCTGATCATCTCTGATCAGTAAGTATGCTGGTTAAcagaaaatcatttaaataatgaGATAATCTATGTTTAACACAAAagcaaattttgttttaaaagacaatgctagaatgtaaaaagaaaagttctaaataccatacatatttttaataaactggagttttcttttttttttttaaatggtgtgcCCCCTTCATACATTGAAGTTGTTTATAGTTATGGTAATACCAGATTGGGATGAAACATTAACTAAAAGGGGCTAGCAGCAATGCAGACAAAGGTAAATATAACTAAAGGCATTATTTATAACTAATTGAGTAATCTGACTTGACTCAATTATACTCACTCCTTAAACTTTACTCATTTGAAATACATAGAATGAAGTCTTAAATACAGTAAAAAAGCCCACATACCATTTAAAACTACAGGCTTCAAAATGCATTATTACTAATTATAACTCTCCtgacattacacacacacacacatatatatatagtaacaaaaattatatatatatacataaataaaatatatggtaataaaaattaaagtaccATTAAAGTATTTCccagccaggcgtgggggctcacacctataatcccagcactttgagaggatgaggtgggtggatcacctgaggtcaggagtttgagaccagcctggccaacatggtgaaactccgtctaaaaatacaaaacttagctgggcaaagtggcgcacgcctgtagtccccccacccccccaccagctactcaggaggctgaggcaggagaattgcttaaacccgggaggcagaggttgcagtgagccaagatcacgccactgcactgcagcctgagtgagagaacgaaactccgtctcaaaaaaaaaaaaaaaaagtatttccataTGTTCTGAGAGGCCTATTTGCTGTTTCTTAACAACTGTAGGTATTTATAAAGTAAAACGTGTGCGCATCCTGATATATTATTCAGCATTCAATTCCTTTCTCCTAGTAAAGAGGCAGGTAGAGTTTTGGCTACATAGCTACCATTAGGAAGGAACAGAATTTGTAGTTGAGGGATTCTAAGCATCAAATGGGGTCCAAGACCAACCAACTTTGGTTTATGGCATTAGTCATTAAGTTAAGCAGATATATAAAAAATCCATAAATGGCAACTTTTCCCATGCAAATTTCTTGCAAGATAAGTAAGAGTTATACTGTTTTACTGTCCACATATCAATTTAAGCAAACTCAGGTGCAAGAATTATTAACTCAAGCACATGCCCTTctcaaaatgtataaatataccTCTAACCTATAGAAGACACTGACATTTATTTCTGGGAACTGGAATTGTAGGTATACCATCTCATATTTTCCAAAGTACTATTTATTTTGTTAGCTATAAGCTCCACTATTATATTGCAATCAATTTAAGCTACTAAAACATATCAAATCTTACctctataaatttgtttaaggtcGCATTGGTTGGATTGTGTGTAATAAGAAATCTCATGTTCTTGTATGTGACTTCCACAGGAGCTGGGCGGTTCATTCGAGCCATGTTAATTTAGTTAAAAAACACTCAATAGGgttatgaaataattaaaaaaaaaaatcgaatacAGAAATGATGCAAAGAAACTGAAGTCTACTTCAATATACTCCACTTGAAATTCTCAGTGCTTGAGTATGAAGTTGTAAGTAATGATAAATGAAATGAACCTCCTAACAAGAAGCAGCAATTCTTCAATCCAGTAATACTGAGGCCAACAGAAAAGAAGTGCACTGAGGTTTACCCCATCCAGGTCAGAACTCTTGTAAAATGCTCTGTGGATTTCAATTCAACACTTCTGTGTCCAGGATAACCACTCTTATGGGGGCTTCTTGGTGGAGTAGTAATCAGTTTCTACAGTTCACTTGTCTGCATAGAGGTCGTGCTGTGCCTGGCAGTAATCTCCACTGCCCTTCAGAAACTCCATAAATGTGTGACCAAGAACACCACAGAATTgctgtttaaaacaaaaagacagaaagaaagacagaataaGTTATTTTGCaattcaaaagaaatatattagGGTTTTACACTATTTAAGTACACAACTATCtaaagcagggcctgagccactTCATCAACTTTTACCCGAATAGCAAAATTCAAGGGGTGAGTACAGATTAAATCAATCAGCATAAAACAAGCAGTCAGATAGATTAAACTGAAATCCATGATCTATTACTAAGAttcctcagaaaagaaaaaaaaagcccattgTTACATTTTTGTGAAATTCATATACATActctcatatatacatattcatatatattctaTCTATATAGTTATATTCtttctctatatctatatataacatataattatgATTCTATTAATTATTCCTTTTGATAGTTGTTTTCTTTACTTTGTAATTACATACATAACTTTGTTTTTTCCAACTAACGAAAACATTTTTACACATTAATACAAACTCCAGATAACTCTGAAGTTATTAGTCTTGCATAATTTACTTAACTCATAAACTGAAACATCTTAAGTTCCTTTCcaactttatgtttttatatccTTTTC harbors:
- the LOC105479512 gene encoding protein tyrosine phosphatase type IVA 1 isoform X2 codes for the protein MARMNRPAPVEVTYKNMRFLITHNPTNATLNKFIEELKKYGVTTIVRVCEATYDTTLVEKEGIHVLDWPFDDGAPPSNQIVDDWLSLVKIKFREEPGCCIAVHCVAGLGRAPVLVALALIEGGMKYEDAVQFIRHGVELLTASNFCIWRSIVLKCGCVSKIPTVIETTVAFNKIGVPNAIGSGT
- the LOC105479512 gene encoding protein tyrosine phosphatase type IVA 1 isoform X1, producing the protein MARMNRPAPVEVTYKNMRFLITHNPTNATLNKFIEELKKYGVTTIVRVCEATYDTTLVEKEGIHVLDWPFDDGAPPSNQIVDDWLSLVKIKFREEPGCCIAVHCVAGLGRAPVLVALALIEGGMKYEDAVQFIRQKRRGAFNSKQLLYLEKYRPKMRLRFKDSNGHRNNCCIQ
- the LOC139363378 gene encoding uncharacterized protein, which codes for MIRPQSSMSKHIPQFCGVLGHTFMEFLKGSGDYCQAQHDLYADK